In the Thermus antranikianii DSM 12462 genome, AGCTTACTTCCCGGCCATGGAGGAAGCGGTGGGAGAGCTGGATGAAAAGAAGGCCCAGGACCACGCCCAAGAGGGTGCGGCCCAGATGGTAGTGCACGCCCTCGTAGATGAGGCCGAAGCTGGCTGAGAGCATCAGCCCGCCAGCTGCGGCGTTGGCCAGGCCCAGGTGGTGAGCCAGGATACGCCGGGTGAAGAGGAAGGGGAGGGCCCCTAGGCCCGTGGCGACGGCGGTGAGCAGGGCATATAGGAAGACGGTCCAGGGAGAGATGGGGACGGGCTCCATGGCTTCCATCTTAATGCAAGTGAGTATTATTAGCAATAAGCTGCCCCCACACCGCCAGAACCTGAGCGGGGGTTTCCGCTGTCAGATGGGCGGAAAGTAGGGCCCCCCTGGGGAGCCCTGCTGTCCCTCGATGCTCGGGTAGCTTTCGGTAAGCCTCCTGGACCATTCCCCGCCGGTCCTGCCGGCGCACCTTGAGGAGGTCTTCCAGCCGGGTGCCATGGCCGAAAAAGGCCGGTGGGCTTACGCTAAACCCAACCTCCCGCAACACCTGGGGCAAGGGATCCAGGGTGAGGACGGGGTGCGGGGTAAACCCGTGGAGCAAGAGGAGGTTCATGCCCCTAGCTTACGCAAATGGGTTTGCCCTTCGGGCAAAGCAACGGGATACCCTGCCTGGACGCTTGGAAGGGGGCATGGTAAAACGGGGGGGAATGCTGGGTCAATCACCGGGCCATTCTGGGCGACCTTCAGGCTACCTTGAAGGCAATCTTGCGGAGTTTCCCTTCTCGGCCTTGGTGGGGGCTTTGATGGGCACCGGCCGCACGGGCCGGCTTCTCGTCCGCACCCCTTACCTGGAGGGGGAGGTCTTCCTGCGAAACGGCCAGGTGGTCCACGCCCGGGTGCGCTCGGGGGAAAAGGCCCTGGAGGGGGAGGAGGCCTTGGACCTTCTCACGGGGATCAAACGGGCTCCCTACCGCTTTGAGCCCGAGGTGTCGCCTCCCCATACCACCCTTCTTGGGGGGCTTGCGGTCCCCGCTCGCCTGGCTGAGGCCGAGGCTCAGTGGCGGGGGCTTGCCCTCCCCGCCGACTGGGGGTACGTCCTGCGCCTGCCCGCCAAGGGGGGTGAGGTAGAGCTTGGCCCCGAGGCCTTGCGAGTGCTCGCCCAGGTGGAAGGGAAACGCATCGTGGAGGTGCTCCTGGCTCCGGGGACTTTGCGCCTGGCCCGCATCCTGCACACCCTTTTGCAAATGGGGGCCCTCGAGGCGGTCCCCCTGGTGGAGGTGGCGCCCGCTTCCCTTCTGGTCCTTCCCATCTACGGCCCGGGGTCCGGGGTGGCCTATGTGGATGAGGCCCTTTACGCCGAGTGGGCCCGGGCCATCCGCCACGGGTTCCGCTTGCGCCTAAGGCCTCCCGAGGTGGTGATGGAGGTGCGGCCCAGGCCCAATATCCCGGGCCGGCTGGGCCTATTGGAGGAGGATCTGAGGCGCCTTCG is a window encoding:
- a CDS encoding DUF4388 domain-containing protein, with the protein product MLGQSPGHSGRPSGYLEGNLAEFPFSALVGALMGTGRTGRLLVRTPYLEGEVFLRNGQVVHARVRSGEKALEGEEALDLLTGIKRAPYRFEPEVSPPHTTLLGGLAVPARLAEAEAQWRGLALPADWGYVLRLPAKGGEVELGPEALRVLAQVEGKRIVEVLLAPGTLRLARILHTLLQMGALEAVPLVEVAPASLLVLPIYGPGSGVAYVDEALYAEWARAIRHGFRLRLRPPEVVMEVRPRPNIPGRLGLLEEDLRRLRLRRGDRVEVVPEV